The following coding sequences lie in one Pectobacterium sp. A5351 genomic window:
- the hisIE gene encoding bifunctional phosphoribosyl-AMP cyclohydrolase/phosphoribosyl-ATP diphosphatase HisIE — protein MLPVVVQHAVSGEVLMLGYMNQDALQATEESGKVTFFSRTKQRLWTKGESSGHFLNVVSITPDCDNDTLLILVNPIGPTCHLGTSSCFSPAASDWTFLYQLEQLLAERKHADPDSSYTARLYASGTKRIAQKVGEEGLETALAATVHDREELTNEAADLMYHLLVLLQDQDLDLATIINRLKARHNK, from the coding sequence ATGCTGCCTGTTGTCGTGCAACACGCGGTATCCGGTGAAGTATTGATGCTGGGCTACATGAATCAGGACGCCTTACAGGCTACGGAAGAAAGCGGTAAAGTCACGTTTTTCTCGCGTACCAAACAGCGGTTGTGGACCAAAGGTGAATCTTCGGGACATTTCCTGAATGTCGTCTCTATTACGCCAGACTGCGATAACGATACGCTGCTGATCCTGGTTAACCCAATCGGGCCAACCTGTCATCTGGGCACCAGCAGCTGCTTCTCGCCTGCTGCCAGCGACTGGACGTTCCTCTATCAGTTGGAACAGTTGCTGGCCGAGCGTAAGCACGCCGATCCAGATAGCTCGTATACCGCACGCCTGTATGCCAGCGGCACCAAGCGTATTGCGCAGAAAGTGGGTGAGGAAGGACTGGAAACCGCATTAGCAGCAACGGTGCATGACCGCGAGGAACTGACCAACGAAGCCGCCGATTTAATGTACCACCTGCTGGTGCTGTTGCAGGATCAGGATTTAGATCTGGCGACGATCATCAATCGCCTGAAAGCGCGTCACAATAAGTAA
- a CDS encoding amidohydrolase, with amino-acid sequence MSEACGHSGSISCSCCSPLWKSFLPDTPVEIPEGENSLHIETRLFRSAPNKDGSPGKAILTLEDGKEVAVEAMGIHDGLVVATGSYLDVKAKMPKNTSEHQLSGKQTLLPGLIEPHVHITSTAMLSGIGNDVSPFEEQILRKNYNRNWVISHLQDKALPHKSDKWLIGFGADPSLFIDGDKGFDVNTLDRITKTQPVFVLNASMHLAYINHAAIETVTQFNKEHNIDYAIPSDGILKEIDGIQPVLNVIVSNYPKKELAEKLLESVHKLFALANKRGVTYMLDAGVEPKERGKPGFDQVSFLEKWAHLPICPVRIGGALIVTNSDDFNNKVAGHYSPGYGDEHFHLPYIKVISDGSNQGLTGYQSTPYCCDTLYNIPPSEETSGAFNFTPLTDINTLVQNVVDHNWPLMIHTNGDEAIRLTLESFKLAGVTSATYEKRRDRLEHASLLTDDHLSEMKQRGISPSFLIGHVGYWGWAFQQTILGEKRAKHLDRCQSALNHGMRITLHSDNGVTPLGPLRMMEQAISRVMERAPQDATSPVLNGDVEERISRFAALKAATYDAAWQCHAEQWVGSLVAGKCADFIILEDSPLTYDSADKNNPVKGMRDIPVLETWKGGRKVHSS; translated from the coding sequence ATGAGTGAAGCGTGTGGTCATTCCGGTAGCATAAGCTGTTCCTGTTGCAGCCCTCTGTGGAAATCATTTCTCCCCGATACGCCAGTTGAGATCCCTGAGGGGGAGAACAGTCTACATATTGAAACGCGGTTATTCCGTTCCGCGCCAAATAAGGATGGTAGCCCTGGAAAAGCTATTTTGACGTTAGAGGATGGGAAGGAAGTTGCGGTTGAAGCCATGGGCATTCATGACGGACTGGTGGTTGCGACGGGTTCGTATCTAGATGTGAAAGCCAAGATGCCGAAAAACACGTCGGAGCATCAATTATCAGGCAAACAAACGCTGTTACCGGGGCTGATTGAGCCGCATGTCCACATCACTAGTACCGCGATGCTTTCTGGTATTGGTAATGATGTTAGCCCATTTGAAGAACAGATATTACGCAAGAATTATAATAGGAATTGGGTGATATCCCATCTACAGGATAAGGCGTTACCGCATAAATCCGATAAATGGCTTATCGGATTTGGTGCCGATCCCTCGCTGTTTATTGACGGAGATAAGGGATTTGATGTTAATACCCTCGATCGAATCACGAAGACACAACCTGTATTTGTTCTCAATGCCTCGATGCATCTGGCCTATATCAATCATGCCGCTATCGAGACTGTTACGCAATTTAATAAAGAGCATAATATCGATTACGCCATTCCATCAGACGGCATCCTTAAGGAAATAGACGGTATCCAGCCGGTTTTAAATGTTATTGTCAGTAATTATCCCAAAAAGGAATTGGCGGAAAAACTTCTTGAATCGGTTCACAAGCTGTTTGCTTTGGCGAACAAACGTGGGGTGACGTATATGCTTGATGCCGGAGTCGAACCCAAAGAACGTGGTAAGCCTGGCTTCGATCAAGTGAGTTTTCTGGAAAAATGGGCGCATTTGCCGATTTGTCCGGTGCGGATAGGTGGGGCGCTGATCGTTACGAATAGTGATGACTTCAATAATAAGGTTGCAGGTCATTACTCACCGGGCTACGGAGATGAACATTTTCACTTGCCGTATATCAAGGTTATTTCAGATGGTTCAAATCAAGGGCTGACGGGGTATCAATCCACGCCGTACTGCTGTGATACCCTCTATAACATACCGCCGAGTGAGGAAACCTCTGGTGCCTTCAACTTTACTCCATTAACTGATATCAATACGCTGGTGCAGAACGTTGTGGATCATAACTGGCCATTGATGATTCACACGAATGGTGATGAAGCGATTAGGCTGACTTTAGAGTCATTTAAACTAGCCGGTGTGACATCGGCTACCTATGAAAAGCGCCGTGACCGTCTGGAACATGCGTCACTGCTCACTGACGACCATCTTTCTGAAATGAAACAGCGCGGTATTTCACCCAGTTTCTTAATTGGCCATGTGGGGTATTGGGGCTGGGCATTCCAGCAGACCATATTGGGAGAAAAGCGTGCTAAACATCTTGATCGCTGCCAATCCGCTCTTAATCACGGGATGAGAATTACGCTACACAGCGATAACGGTGTTACACCACTTGGCCCATTGCGCATGATGGAACAGGCTATTTCTCGCGTAATGGAACGTGCACCTCAGGATGCTACTTCACCCGTGTTAAATGGGGATGTGGAGGAGCGGATTTCCCGTTTCGCTGCGCTTAAAGCCGCAACCTATGATGCCGCCTGGCAATGTCATGCGGAGCAGTGGGTTGGTTCGTTGGTCGCCGGAAAATGTGCCGACTTTATTATTCTGGAGGATTCTCCGCTAACCTATGATTCAGCAGATAAAAATAATCCGGTGAAAGGGATGCGTGATATTCCGGTTCTGGAAACCTGGAAAGGAGGACGTAAGGTGCACTCAAGCTAA
- the ihfB gene encoding integration host factor subunit beta has protein sequence MTKSELIERLAGQQSHIPAKVVEDAVKEMLEQMASTLAEGDRIEIRGFGSFSLHYRAPRVGRNPKTGDKVELEGKYVPHFKPGKELRDRANIYG, from the coding sequence ATGACCAAGTCTGAACTTATTGAAAGGCTTGCTGGACAGCAATCTCATATCCCGGCCAAAGTGGTTGAGGATGCAGTGAAAGAAATGCTTGAACAAATGGCTTCTACGTTAGCCGAAGGCGACCGTATTGAAATCCGTGGGTTTGGCAGCTTCTCACTTCACTACCGTGCACCGCGTGTAGGTCGTAATCCGAAGACGGGTGACAAAGTTGAGCTGGAAGGCAAGTATGTCCCTCACTTTAAGCCGGGCAAGGAACTCCGCGACCGCGCTAACATTTATGGTTAA
- the rpsA gene encoding 30S ribosomal protein S1, which translates to MTESFAQLFEESLKEIETRPGSIVRGVVVAIDKDVVLVDAGLKSESAIPVEQFKNASGELEIQVGDEVDVALDAIEDGFGETLLSREKAKRHEAWLTLEKAYEEAATVTGIINGKVKGGFTVELNGIRAFLPGSLVDVRPVRDTLHLEGKELEFKVIKLDQKRNNVVVSRRAVIESENSAERDQLLENLQEGMEVKGIVKNLTDYGAFVDLGGVDGLLHITDMAWKRVKHPSEIVNVGDEITVKVLKFDRERTRVSLGLKQLGEDPWVAIAKRYPESTRLTGRVTNLTDYGCFVEIEEGVEGLVHVSEMDWTNKNIHPSKVVNVGDVVEVMVLDIDEERRRISLGLKQCKSNPWQLFAETHNKGDRVEGKIKSITDFGIFIGLDGGIDGLVHLSDISWNVAGEEAVREYKKGDEIAAVVLQVDAERERISLGVKQLAEDPFNNYLSVNKKGAIVTGKVTAVDAKGATVELADGVEGYLRASEASRDRVEDATLVLNVGDSVEAKYTGVDRKNRVVSLSVRAKDEADEKDAIATVNNKPEESNFSNAMAEAFKAAKGE; encoded by the coding sequence ATGACTGAATCTTTTGCTCAACTCTTTGAAGAATCCCTGAAAGAAATCGAAACCCGTCCTGGTTCCATCGTACGCGGTGTTGTTGTTGCTATTGACAAAGATGTCGTACTGGTTGACGCCGGTCTGAAATCTGAATCTGCCATTCCGGTAGAGCAATTCAAGAACGCATCAGGCGAACTGGAAATTCAGGTTGGTGATGAAGTTGACGTTGCTCTGGACGCTATCGAAGATGGCTTCGGTGAAACGCTGCTTTCTCGCGAAAAAGCTAAACGTCATGAAGCATGGCTGACGCTGGAAAAAGCCTACGAAGAAGCTGCAACGGTTACTGGTATTATCAACGGTAAAGTTAAAGGCGGTTTCACTGTTGAGCTGAACGGCATTCGTGCGTTCCTGCCAGGTTCTCTGGTAGACGTTCGTCCGGTTCGCGATACGCTGCATCTGGAAGGCAAAGAGCTTGAGTTCAAAGTTATCAAGCTGGATCAGAAACGCAACAACGTTGTTGTTTCCCGCCGTGCAGTTATCGAATCTGAAAATAGCGCTGAGCGCGATCAACTGCTGGAAAACCTGCAGGAAGGCATGGAAGTTAAAGGTATCGTTAAGAACCTTACTGACTACGGTGCATTCGTTGATCTGGGCGGCGTTGATGGCCTGCTGCATATCACTGATATGGCTTGGAAACGTGTTAAACATCCAAGCGAAATCGTCAATGTGGGCGACGAAATCACTGTTAAAGTGCTGAAGTTCGACCGCGAGCGTACTCGTGTATCTCTGGGCCTGAAACAACTGGGCGAAGATCCATGGGTTGCTATCGCTAAACGTTACCCAGAAAGCACGCGTCTGACTGGCCGCGTGACTAACCTGACTGACTACGGTTGCTTCGTTGAAATTGAAGAAGGCGTTGAAGGTCTGGTACACGTTTCCGAAATGGATTGGACCAACAAAAACATCCATCCATCCAAAGTTGTTAACGTTGGTGACGTAGTGGAAGTCATGGTTCTGGATATCGACGAAGAACGTCGTCGTATTTCTCTGGGCCTGAAACAGTGCAAATCTAACCCATGGCAGCTGTTCGCAGAAACCCACAACAAGGGCGACCGCGTTGAAGGTAAAATCAAGTCTATCACTGACTTCGGTATCTTCATCGGCCTGGACGGCGGCATCGATGGTCTGGTGCACCTGTCCGACATCTCCTGGAACGTGGCTGGCGAAGAAGCCGTTCGCGAATACAAGAAAGGTGATGAAATCGCCGCTGTTGTTCTGCAAGTTGACGCAGAGCGTGAGCGTATCTCCCTGGGCGTGAAACAACTGGCTGAAGATCCGTTCAATAACTACCTGTCTGTTAACAAGAAAGGTGCTATTGTTACTGGTAAAGTTACAGCAGTTGACGCCAAAGGTGCTACAGTTGAATTAGCAGACGGCGTAGAAGGCTACCTGCGTGCTTCTGAAGCCTCTCGTGACCGCGTTGAAGACGCAACACTGGTACTGAACGTTGGCGACAGCGTTGAAGCGAAATACACCGGTGTTGATCGTAAAAACCGCGTTGTTAGCCTGTCTGTTCGTGCGAAAGATGAAGCTGACGAGAAAGATGCAATCGCAACTGTCAACAACAAGCCTGAAGAAAGCAATTTCTCCAACGCAATGGCAGAAGCGTTCAAAGCAGCTAAAGGCGAGTAA
- the cmk gene encoding (d)CMP kinase — protein MTVMAPVITVDGPSGAGKGTLCKALAEALQWNLLDSGAIYRVLALAALHHHVDISSEDALVPLASHLDVRFVAEDGQLKVILEGEDVSHEIRTEAVGNTASQAAAFPRVREALLRRQRAFREAPGLIADGRDMGTVVFPDAPVKIFLDASAEERAQRRMLQLQGKGFNVNFERLLSEIKERDERDRNRPVAPLVPAADALVLDSTEMTIDEVIARALAYAREILA, from the coding sequence ATGACGGTGATGGCACCGGTAATTACGGTTGACGGACCGAGCGGCGCAGGCAAAGGTACCTTGTGTAAGGCATTGGCTGAAGCTTTACAGTGGAATTTGCTGGACTCGGGAGCTATCTATCGTGTTTTGGCTCTGGCGGCGTTACACCACCATGTCGATATCAGTTCGGAAGACGCACTGGTCCCGCTGGCCTCTCATCTTGATGTGCGCTTTGTGGCAGAAGACGGGCAGTTAAAAGTCATTCTGGAAGGTGAAGACGTTAGCCATGAAATTCGTACTGAAGCGGTGGGTAATACGGCTTCTCAGGCCGCGGCGTTTCCTCGTGTTCGTGAGGCATTATTACGTCGGCAGCGTGCTTTCCGTGAAGCCCCAGGGCTGATTGCCGATGGCCGTGATATGGGTACCGTCGTTTTTCCTGATGCGCCTGTGAAAATTTTCCTGGATGCCAGTGCGGAAGAACGCGCACAACGTCGCATGCTACAGTTGCAGGGGAAAGGCTTTAATGTTAACTTTGAACGTCTTTTGTCTGAGATAAAAGAACGGGATGAGCGCGATCGTAACCGTCCCGTTGCGCCGTTAGTGCCGGCTGCCGATGCGTTGGTGCTGGATTCAACGGAAATGACAATCGATGAAGTGATAGCGCGCGCGTTGGCTTATGCCCGCGAAATTTTAGCGTAA
- the aroA gene encoding 3-phosphoshikimate 1-carboxyvinyltransferase, whose protein sequence is MQESLTLQPIKLINGTLNLPGSKSVSNRALLLAALSEGKTRLTNLLDSDDVRHMLTALTALGVEYHLSSDRTVCEITGLGDAFTASQPLELFLGNAGTAMRPLAAALCLTDGDIVLTGEPRMKERPIGHLVDALRQGGAKIDYLEQENYPPLRLHGGFQGGEISVDGSVSSQFLTALLMTAPLATQDTQISIQGDLVSKPYIDITLHMMKAFGIDVRNENYQHFFVTGRQQYRSPGDYLVEGDASSASYFLAAAAIKGGVVRVTGVGRHSVQGDIRFADVLEKMGAIVRWGEDYIECERGELHAIDMDMNHIPDAAMTIATAALFAQGGTTTLRNIYNWRVKETDRLAAMAIELRKVGAEVEEGNDYIRITPPTTLKAAEIGTYNDHRMAMCFSLVALSDTPVTILDPKCTAKTFPDYFEQLARLSELA, encoded by the coding sequence ATGCAGGAATCCCTGACCCTACAACCCATCAAACTGATTAACGGTACCCTTAACCTTCCAGGATCAAAAAGCGTCTCTAACCGTGCGCTGTTGCTGGCCGCCTTGTCTGAAGGAAAGACGAGACTGACTAACCTGTTAGACAGTGATGATGTTCGCCATATGCTGACCGCGTTAACGGCGCTGGGCGTGGAATATCATCTGTCCTCCGATCGGACTGTGTGTGAAATTACCGGCCTAGGGGACGCGTTTACGGCATCGCAACCGCTGGAGCTGTTTTTAGGGAACGCGGGTACAGCAATGCGTCCACTGGCCGCTGCGCTGTGCCTGACGGATGGTGATATTGTGCTGACGGGTGAGCCCCGTATGAAAGAACGGCCAATCGGGCATCTGGTCGACGCACTGCGTCAGGGCGGGGCGAAAATTGACTATCTGGAGCAGGAAAACTATCCGCCGCTGCGTCTGCACGGCGGTTTTCAGGGCGGAGAAATCAGTGTCGATGGTAGCGTATCCAGCCAGTTCCTGACGGCGCTGTTGATGACCGCGCCTCTGGCTACGCAGGATACGCAAATCAGCATTCAGGGCGATCTGGTTTCTAAACCATATATCGATATCACGCTGCACATGATGAAAGCGTTTGGTATTGACGTACGTAATGAGAACTACCAACACTTTTTTGTTACGGGGCGCCAGCAGTATCGTTCTCCGGGTGACTATCTGGTGGAAGGCGATGCGTCATCAGCGTCTTATTTCCTGGCAGCCGCGGCGATTAAAGGCGGCGTGGTGCGCGTGACTGGTGTTGGCCGTCATAGCGTGCAGGGCGATATACGCTTCGCCGATGTGCTGGAAAAGATGGGGGCGATCGTGCGCTGGGGTGAGGATTATATTGAATGCGAACGCGGTGAATTGCACGCGATCGACATGGATATGAACCACATTCCCGATGCTGCGATGACTATCGCGACGGCGGCGCTTTTCGCACAGGGCGGTACTACTACGCTGCGTAATATCTATAACTGGCGCGTGAAAGAGACCGATCGTCTGGCCGCCATGGCGATTGAACTGCGTAAAGTGGGCGCGGAAGTGGAAGAGGGTAACGACTATATCCGCATTACGCCACCCACCACGCTGAAAGCGGCAGAAATCGGGACGTACAACGATCACCGTATGGCGATGTGTTTCTCGCTGGTGGCGCTGTCGGATACGCCGGTCACCATTCTTGATCCGAAATGTACCGCTAAAACTTTCCCCGACTACTTCGAACAGTTGGCACGCCTCAGCGAGCTGGCTTGA
- the serC gene encoding 3-phosphoserine/phosphohydroxythreonine transaminase, translating into MTQIFNFSAGPAMLPVEVLRRAEQELCNWNGLGTSVMEISHRSKEFMQVAAESEQDLRDLLKIPSNYKVLFCHGGARAQFAAVPLNLLGEHTTADYIDGGYWAHSAINEAEKYCTPNVIDVKTRVDGLRGIKPMREWQLSDDAAFVHYCPNETIDGIAIEEEPDFGDKIVVADYSSSILSRRIDVSRYGVIYAGAQKNIGPAGLTLVIVRDDLLGKARRELPSILDYQILADNDSMFNTPPTFAWYLSGMVFKWLKEHGGLAEMEKRNQEKADLLYSAIDGNDFYRNDVAVANRSRMNVPFLLADAALDKVFLEESVAAGLHALKGHRVVGGMRASIYNAMPLEGVKALTEFMADFARRHG; encoded by the coding sequence ATGACTCAGATTTTTAATTTTAGCGCCGGTCCAGCAATGCTGCCGGTTGAAGTACTGCGTCGTGCTGAACAGGAATTGTGTAATTGGAATGGCCTGGGCACATCGGTCATGGAAATCAGCCACCGCAGTAAAGAGTTTATGCAGGTTGCCGCTGAATCCGAACAAGATCTGCGTGATTTGCTGAAAATCCCCTCCAACTACAAAGTGCTTTTTTGCCACGGCGGCGCTCGCGCGCAATTTGCGGCAGTCCCATTAAATCTTCTGGGCGAGCATACCACTGCGGACTACATCGACGGCGGATATTGGGCGCACAGCGCAATCAATGAAGCAGAAAAGTACTGCACGCCTAACGTGATTGACGTGAAAACGCGCGTAGACGGCCTGCGTGGTATTAAACCGATGCGTGAGTGGCAATTGTCTGATGACGCGGCATTTGTCCATTACTGCCCGAATGAAACCATTGACGGTATTGCGATTGAAGAAGAGCCGGATTTTGGCGACAAAATTGTGGTCGCTGACTATTCTTCCAGCATCCTGTCTCGTCGTATTGACGTCAGCCGCTATGGCGTGATCTATGCGGGTGCGCAGAAAAATATTGGCCCTGCGGGTCTGACGCTGGTGATCGTGCGTGACGATTTGTTGGGTAAAGCGCGTCGTGAGCTGCCATCGATTCTGGATTATCAGATTCTGGCGGACAATGACTCCATGTTCAACACGCCACCGACCTTTGCCTGGTATCTGTCCGGTATGGTCTTCAAATGGCTGAAAGAGCACGGCGGTCTGGCTGAAATGGAAAAACGCAACCAGGAGAAAGCCGACCTGCTGTATAGCGCGATTGACGGTAATGATTTCTATCGTAATGACGTCGCGGTAGCGAACCGTTCTCGTATGAACGTACCGTTCCTGCTGGCGGATGCTGCGCTGGATAAAGTCTTCCTGGAAGAATCCGTTGCCGCGGGCTTGCATGCGCTGAAAGGCCACCGTGTAGTGGGCGGCATGCGTGCGTCGATCTACAACGCCATGCCGTTGGAAGGCGTGAAAGCGCTGACTGAATTTATGGCTGACTTCGCACGTCGCCACGGTTGA
- the ycaO gene encoding 30S ribosomal protein S12 methylthiotransferase accessory factor YcaO gives MTQTFIPGKDAALEDSIARFQHQLQDLGFNIEEASWLNPVPNVWSVHIRDRDCPLCFTNGKGASKKAALASALGEYFERLSTNYFFADFYLGKTIANGDFVHYPNEKWFPIPEDDALPEGILDARLHQFYDPEQELSASDLIDLQSGNADRGICALPFTRQSDQQTVYIPMNIIGNLYVSNGMSAGNTANEARVQGLSEVFERSIKNRIIAESISLPEIPQAVLNRYPGVVEAIATLEKEGFPIFSYDASLGGKYPVICVVLFNPANGTCFASFGAHPDFGVALERTVTELLQGRGLKDLDVFTPPTFDDEEVAEHANLETHFIDSSGLISWDMFKKDADYEFADWSFKGSTEEEFATLMAIFKQEDKEVYIADYEHLSVYACRIIVPGMSDIYPADDLLLANNSMGAHLRDTLLALPDSKWEKEEYLALLQQLDDEGLDDFTRVRELLGIATGKDNGWFTLRIGELKAMLALAGGDLDQALSWTEWTQDFNDSVFTAQRSNYYRCLQTLLLLAQEPERDPAEYYDAFTKMYGSETVDAASAAVAGEACFYGLFAVDNTFTTLPAHQSLLAAYEKLQQAKRRYWQVK, from the coding sequence ATGACTCAAACGTTTATCCCAGGCAAAGACGCCGCCCTGGAAGACTCCATCGCCCGTTTTCAACATCAGCTCCAGGACCTGGGGTTTAACATCGAAGAAGCGTCATGGCTGAACCCGGTGCCCAACGTCTGGTCTGTCCATATTCGAGACCGCGATTGCCCGCTCTGCTTCACTAACGGCAAAGGTGCCAGCAAAAAAGCGGCACTGGCTTCCGCGTTAGGCGAGTATTTCGAGCGTCTGTCTACTAACTATTTCTTCGCTGATTTCTATCTCGGCAAGACGATCGCCAACGGTGATTTCGTTCACTACCCGAATGAAAAATGGTTCCCTATTCCAGAAGATGATGCGCTACCGGAAGGTATTCTGGATGCCCGTCTGCACCAGTTCTACGATCCTGAGCAGGAATTGAGCGCTAGCGATCTGATCGATCTGCAATCTGGCAATGCCGACAGAGGCATTTGCGCGCTGCCATTTACCCGCCAGTCCGATCAGCAAACCGTTTATATTCCGATGAATATCATCGGTAACCTGTACGTTTCTAACGGGATGTCCGCCGGGAACACCGCCAACGAAGCCCGCGTTCAGGGGCTGTCTGAAGTGTTCGAACGCAGCATCAAAAACCGCATCATTGCCGAGTCGATCAGCCTGCCGGAAATTCCGCAAGCGGTGCTGAATCGCTACCCTGGCGTGGTCGAAGCGATTGCGACGCTGGAGAAAGAAGGCTTCCCGATTTTCTCTTACGATGCCTCACTAGGCGGAAAATACCCGGTTATTTGCGTAGTCCTGTTTAACCCGGCTAACGGCACCTGCTTTGCCTCCTTCGGCGCGCACCCTGATTTCGGCGTAGCGCTGGAGCGTACCGTCACCGAACTGCTGCAAGGTCGCGGTCTGAAAGATCTGGACGTCTTCACCCCACCGACGTTTGATGATGAAGAAGTGGCCGAACACGCTAATCTGGAAACCCACTTTATCGATTCCAGCGGCCTGATCTCCTGGGATATGTTCAAGAAAGACGCGGATTATGAATTTGCCGACTGGAGCTTTAAAGGGTCGACAGAGGAAGAATTCGCCACGCTGATGGCGATCTTCAAACAGGAAGATAAAGAAGTTTATATTGCCGACTATGAGCATCTGTCTGTTTACGCCTGCCGCATCATCGTGCCAGGAATGTCAGACATCTACCCTGCTGACGATCTGTTATTGGCCAATAACAGTATGGGCGCTCACCTGCGTGACACGCTGCTGGCGCTGCCTGATAGCAAATGGGAGAAAGAAGAGTATCTGGCTCTGTTACAACAGTTGGATGACGAAGGGCTGGATGACTTCACCCGCGTGCGCGAACTGCTCGGCATTGCCACCGGTAAAGATAATGGCTGGTTTACTCTGCGCATTGGCGAATTGAAAGCGATGTTGGCACTGGCCGGCGGCGATCTGGATCAGGCGCTAAGCTGGACAGAGTGGACGCAGGACTTCAACGACTCCGTCTTTACGGCGCAGCGCAGCAATTATTACCGTTGCCTTCAGACCCTGCTGCTACTGGCTCAAGAGCCTGAGCGCGACCCAGCAGAATATTACGACGCCTTTACCAAAATGTACGGCAGTGAAACGGTTGATGCCGCCAGTGCCGCCGTGGCTGGCGAAGCTTGCTTCTACGGCTTGTTTGCCGTGGATAACACCTTTACCACGTTACCTGCGCACCAGTCCCTGTTGGCGGCCTATGAGAAACTGCAACAGGCTAAACGTCGTTACTGGCAGGTAAAATAA
- the focA gene encoding formate transporter FocA, giving the protein MKADNPFTLLLPAAMAKVAEDAGVYKATKQPCTTFYLAITAGVFISIAFVFYITATTGTSTIPFGIAKLIGGICFSLGLMLVVVCGADLFTSTVLIVIAKASGRITWKQLAYNWANVYVGNLIGALFFVGLIWFSGEHMVANGAWGLNVLQTAEHKLEHTFVEALCLGILANLMVCLAVWMSYSGRTLTDKMFAMILPVAMFVASGFEHSIANMFMIPMGIVIKNFAGPEFWNAIGMVPSQFEHLTVSNFIIDNLIPVTLGNIIGGGVLVGLTYWVIYLRGGDKHH; this is encoded by the coding sequence GTGAAAGCTGACAACCCCTTTACTCTATTACTCCCGGCTGCAATGGCAAAAGTTGCTGAAGACGCCGGAGTTTATAAAGCGACCAAACAACCGTGTACAACGTTTTATTTGGCGATAACCGCGGGTGTATTTATTTCGATCGCCTTTGTCTTTTATATTACCGCCACCACAGGAACCTCAACGATTCCTTTCGGTATCGCGAAACTGATCGGTGGTATTTGTTTCTCCCTTGGTCTCATGTTGGTTGTCGTCTGCGGTGCGGACTTGTTCACCTCAACCGTTCTCATCGTGATTGCCAAGGCCAGTGGGCGTATTACCTGGAAGCAACTAGCCTATAATTGGGCAAATGTCTATGTCGGCAACCTGATTGGCGCACTTTTCTTCGTTGGGCTTATCTGGTTCTCGGGAGAGCACATGGTCGCAAACGGCGCGTGGGGCCTCAATGTCCTGCAAACGGCAGAACACAAGCTGGAACACACATTTGTCGAAGCACTGTGTCTGGGGATTCTGGCTAATCTGATGGTATGTCTGGCCGTGTGGATGAGCTATTCCGGCCGTACGCTTACCGACAAAATGTTTGCCATGATTCTGCCTGTCGCCATGTTCGTTGCCAGCGGCTTTGAGCACAGTATCGCTAACATGTTCATGATTCCCATGGGCATCGTCATCAAAAACTTTGCGGGACCGGAATTCTGGAATGCGATTGGAATGGTACCGTCTCAATTTGAACATTTAACCGTTAGTAACTTCATTATTGATAACCTGATTCCTGTGACGCTGGGGAACATCATCGGCGGTGGTGTCCTGGTCGGTTTAACATATTGGGTAATTTATTTGCGCGGTGGAGACAAGCACCACTGA